One genomic segment of Verrucomicrobiia bacterium includes these proteins:
- a CDS encoding rhamnogalacturonan acetylesterase, protein MTIIRAFMAALALWLTTLVSPAEAGSGNAHPLRLVIVGDSTVANYAASKPARGWGMFIQERFKSSVVVSNLAANGRSTKTFIAEGRWARALALKPDYVLIQFGHNDSHAKGRREATDAATDYRDYLRQYVDETRAAGGVPILVTPMLRRTYTEDGKLVDLLAPYAEAMKAVAAEKHAPLIDLHAASRALYERLGPTETAKLASEPTDKTHFNEHGARAMADLVLQELPKVVPQLAAEMQPGVTGN, encoded by the coding sequence ATGACAATCATTCGTGCATTCATGGCCGCCCTGGCCTTGTGGCTGACCACTCTGGTCAGCCCGGCGGAAGCGGGTTCCGGCAACGCTCATCCACTGCGGCTGGTGATCGTCGGCGACTCAACCGTCGCCAACTATGCCGCCAGCAAACCGGCACGGGGCTGGGGCATGTTCATCCAGGAACGCTTCAAGTCTTCGGTGGTCGTGTCCAACCTGGCGGCCAACGGGCGCAGCACCAAGACGTTCATTGCGGAAGGGCGCTGGGCCAGGGCGCTGGCGTTGAAGCCCGACTACGTGCTCATCCAATTTGGACACAATGATTCGCATGCCAAGGGACGCCGCGAGGCGACCGATGCCGCCACGGACTATCGCGACTATCTGCGGCAGTATGTGGATGAGACGCGTGCCGCCGGCGGCGTTCCCATTCTGGTGACGCCGATGTTGCGGCGGACTTACACGGAGGACGGCAAGCTGGTCGATTTGCTTGCGCCCTACGCCGAGGCGATGAAGGCGGTCGCGGCGGAGAAGCACGCGCCCTTGATTGACCTGCATGCGGCGAGCCGCGCGCTTTACGAACGGTTGGGGCCGACGGAAACGGCGAAACTTGCCAGCGAACCCACGGACAAGACACACTTCAACGAACACGGGGCCCGCGCAATGGCGGACCTGGTTTTGCAGGAACTGCCCAAGGTGGTCCCGCAACTCGCGGCGGAAATGCAGCCGGGCGTCACCGGGAACTGA